CTGCCGTTGATCGCCGCCCAGGATCTCGACGCCGAAGCCGATGCCAAGCTACGGGATCTGCTGGGTCAACTGCCTTGGCCCGAAGGCCGCGATGCGCGCGTTCTCCATTTCGCGTCCCCGGAGGGGAAAGGGGATCTCCGCGCCCGGATGCTCAACGAGGCCCTGAAACAGGTTTCCACGCGCTACGCCGGGTTCCTCGATTACGACGACCTGCTCATGTCCCATGCCTACGGCTGGTTGCTCGAGCGCCTGAGGCGAACCGGCAAGGCGGTCGCCTTCGGCCGCGTCTATTCGACCTCCTACGATCGCGACACGGGCCTGTTCCGCGGCCGCAAGCAGGTGTTCACCTACGGCTTTTCCTACGATGATTTCGTCGCGTGCAACCATGCGCCTCTCCACAGCTTTCTGCTGGACCTGGATCAACTGGATCTGAGACGCGTCCACTACCACGACGACCAACGCTACCTGGAGGATTATTTCCTCACCCTGCAGCTCTTCACCCGCGAAAACGCCGACTGGGAAAGCCTTGGAGAAAACGCCTACATCGGCGACTACCTTCATGTCGTCGGCGGAGCCAACACGCTGGCCATGGCGAGCGAGGAGGCGCACCAGGCCATCGTGGAAAGCCCGGAGTACCGGCTCTGTGAACAGCGGGTGGACGCGCTGCGCCGTTCGCTTCACAACACCTGAGGGATCCAAGCCCCGTAGGGCGCAATAAGCGAAGCGCATTGCGCCGAATGCAAAATGACCACGTAACACCCACCCCATTCGGCGGATTACGCTACGCTAATCCGCCCTACGCAGGCTGGGAGGAAACTGGGAAACAAACCCCGTACCCCGTACCCCGTAGGGCGCAATAAGCGAAGCGCATTGCGCCGAATGCAAAACGACCACGTATCCACCCGCACATCGGCGGATTACGCTACGCTAATCCGCCCTACGCAGGCTGGGAGGAAACTGGGAAACAAACCCCGTACCCCGTACCCCGTAGGGCGCAATAAGCGAAGCGCATTGCGCCGAATTTGATCCGGCCCATACCATGCCCAACTACCGACGCGCCTGGCATCCCGGCGGGACGTATTTCTTTACGGTCAACACCCTGCGCCGGCGCGGTTGCACGCTCCTGACGGATCACATCGATTCGCTGCGCGCCGCCGTGCGCACGGTGCGACGTGTGCATCCGTTTCGTATCCACGGGTGGGTGGTGTTGCCGGATCACCTGCATGCCGTCATCGAACTGCCGCCCGGCGACGCCGACTTCGCCGCCCGCTGGCGGTTGATCAAGGCCGGTTTTTCCAAACGCCTGCCGCCAATAGAACGGCGTTCGGCGGTGCGTGTGGCCCGCGGAGAACGCGGCATCTGGCAACGACGATTCTGGGAACACCTGATTCGAGATGAACGCGATTTTGCTGCGCACATGGATTATGTGCACTTCAATCCTGTCAAACATGGCCATGTCGCCAGGGTTGCCGACTGGCCCTATTCGACGTTTCATGCCTTGGTGGCGAAAGGGATTTATCCGGCCGATTGGGCCGGCAGTATGGCGGCCGACGGGGTGAGGTGCCCTGACTGAATTCGGCGCAATCCGCTTCGCTTATTGCGCCCTACGTGACCGGCGCAATGCGCTTCGCTTATTGCGCCCTACGTCACCGGCGCAATCCGCTTCGCTTATTGCGCCCTACGGTAGGGCGGATTAGCGGAGCGTAATCCGCCGAATCGAATGTGTGTTACGTGGTTGTTTTCCATACGGCGCAATCCGCTTCGCTTATTGCGCCCTAGAGAACAGAGAGAACAGAGGGTCACATCTTGATTTGTGAATTCGCCTCGTTCCCAAACTCGCTTCGGGGGACAGTATATTTTCCACCTTGTTCCCAAGCTCCGGCTTGGGAACGGCCTGCCCAAGAAGCTCCAGCTTCCACACCGGGCTCCCAACATGATTCTTGCCCCGCTTCCATCCCCGCGCTATCCTTGGTCCATGACCCGGCGGCGCTCCAGCAGAGTGGTAACCCAAATCGACATCCACAGATTACACAGATTGACACAGATTAAAAGAATCAAGGGGCTTGATGGAAAATCCAAGCATCTGTGACCATCGATGAAATCTGTGCATAAAATCATGATTGTGCCCGCCGTGGCGGCATGATGTCGTGCGACAACTACCCTGACACAGCGGGTGGGGAACGACCCGTTGGCCATCCCTGGGGACTGTGATATCTTCAAACGGTATCTCCGGGAACTTTCGCAAGGAGTCCGCCATGGGTGGCTACGATGCCGCGATGAAGGTCATCCTCGCCCACTGCCGTGAGGCGGCGCTGGAGTTTTTCCTGGGCCTGCATGTCGAAGAATCGGAGATTTTGGAACTTCCCCAGGAGACGGCTTCGGTTCGCCGAAGCGATTTTCCCATCCGGGTGCGGGCTTCCGACGGGCGGGTCTTTATCGTATTGCTGGAAGTGCAAAGCCGGTGGGAACCGAACGTACCGTTGCGGCTTCTGGAATACGACGTGCGGTATCGTCTGAAAACAGGCCTCTCGGTCTTGCCGGTGGTGATGCTTCTTACCCCCAGCGGGAACGTGGTGGAAAGCTTCGAAGACGGCGGCATCCGCTACCGGTTCCAGCTGATATCCCTTGCCGCCATGGACGCCCAAAAGGTGCTGGAATGGGGAAATCCGTGTCTCATGCCCTTTGTGGGGCTCATGCGGGGAGGGTCGGAGATCTTTCAAAGGGCCGAAGAGGCCGTCTATGGCTCGAGCCTCGGCCGAAGCGACAAGGCGGATCTTTTGACCGGCATGGCGCTTCTTTCGGGTCTTGTGGACAAGGATCTACCTCGCCGGCTGCTGGAGCGCAGGAGGGACATCATGATGGAATCCTATGCCTATGAACTGATCAAGAAGGAAGGCTACGAGGAAGGCATCCGCTCGGGAATAGAACAGGGACTGCAGCAGGGAATAGAGCAGGGACTACACCAGGGAATAGAGCAGGGACTACACCAGGGAATAGAGCAGGGTCTGCAGCAAGGGACCCTGGAGGCCACACGGGAACATATCCTGGAGACCTTGGAAGCGCGCTTTAAGGATGTTCCCAAAGATATCCTTCAGTCCCTTCGGGAGATCCGAGATCCGGATGCGCTGAAACTCCTCTTCAGGAAGGCTCTTCGTGCCGATTCCCTGGACGAATTCCGCAAAGCGCTGTCAAGCTTTTTTGATTAGGCAGCCATTCCCGCAGGTTCTGCAAAGCTTTTCCCCTCGTTCCCAAGCTGGAGCTTGGGAACAAGGGGAATTCCATTTCCCCTCCCCTTGTGGGAGGGGATTAAGGGGAGGGGAATGTAACCGATTGACATACGTTAATTTTCTCACCCTCACCCCGACCCTCTCCCATCAAGGGAGAGGGGGATTTTTTGACCTTCTTCCCAAGCTCCACCATCCACCTTGTTCCCAAGCTGGAGCTTGGGAACAAGAAGCAAAGGATCTGCACCCGTTCATGGATCAGGTCATGCTCAAGGAATAACCCCTCGCTCATCTGGGAGGACATTTTATTCCGGCGTTTACCAGACATTTTATTCCGATGGTGACACCCTGAAGAAGAATGGATCTCTCTTCGAACCACCAAGATCATCGAAAGGCTCAACAACGAGTTTCGCAGAAGGACCAGGCCGATGGAGATCGTGGCAGGTGAGCAGTCCTGCTACACCCTCCTTGCATTCATTGCATTGAAGATGGAGCTCCACTGGAGGTCCAATCCTCTCGGAAAAGTCGCTAAAAGTCTGCCCTTTTGGAAGCAGTTGGAGGGGTAATGAATTTACACAAAACGCTTGACACTACCGTGATTTCTGGAGAAACGGGGAGTGGAGAGACCGTTGAACAGATCCTTGAAGCCCATCCCAGATTGACGAGAGAAGCGATCAAAGCAGAGCTGGCATTCGCCGCCAAAGCATTGCGGGCCGACGTTGTCTTCCCTACAAGCGGGATAAGCTCATGAATTTTCCGGCGGATGAGAGCGTTGGCTTCCCGGTGGTACGGAGGCTGGGCAATGATGGGGACGAAGTGCTGTATGTTGCCGGGGATTTCCGATGAAAAGGTACTGGCCGCCGCTCAGCCGTAGCGTCAGCTACAGAAGGAGTAGTCTGTATGTTTGTTACGTCCTCTGAGTACGAAAAAGTAGTCACCTCCATATTGGAGGAGGAAGAGGAATTGTTTGTGGCAGTGGCGTTTTGGGGGTGTGGCGCGGACTCGATTATCAACCGGCGTTCCGCGAAAACTGTCAAACTGATATGTAACTTGGCAAGTGGCGCGACGAATCCCGATGTTATTGGTGCTCTCCGCGGTAAGCAGGGTGTTTGTCTAAAGCAACATGATCGCTTGCATGCGAAGGTGTTCGTGGGGAGCAAGAGAGCACTTGTTGGTTCGGCGAATTTGTCAAGCAATGGTTTGAATTTAGAAGGGGCTGAGATTTCTGGGTGGGAGGAAGCAGGGTTAGTAACTACCGATGCAAAGGAAATTGGAGCCATAAAAAAGTGGTTTGACGCGATGTGGAGGGAATCCCGGGAAATCAAAGATTTCGAACTTGAAGACGCAAGGCGAAAATGGAAAGAAAGGCGAGCAACAAGGGTAAATATCTCTTCTTCTTCTTCTTCTTCGCGTGGTTTCTCGCTTGCTGAACTCAGCCTGGAGGAGATCTCTGATAGGCGAATATATTTGGTTATATACCGTAATCAGCTTTCGGATGAGGCGGTGAAAGAGTATGGAAAGTATCAGAAACAACAGACCGGCCAGCCATTGGACAAGTCCGCCGAGCCACCCCCAGTTTATGAAGGGTGGCCGGAGTTACCCAAAGATGCTCAGCTTATCGACGTATATTATGGACCGCGCGGTGGCCTTCGATGCTTCGGAGTCTATACTCGAACCTATGATATCAAATTCAAATACAGCGAAGGGTCGCAAGGGCATTTGGCCGTTTGCCGTAAAGACAACCAGATCATGGGCTATCCATTTGGACACGAAGAGGAATTGAAGTTTGCTAAAGACCTATGTCCTTGTATAGAGGAAATTTGGAACAGTGATTTGGCGGTTGGTGACAACCTTGGAAAGTATATCCAGCTCGCAGACGTTGTCCAAATCTGTAGGCGCCCGCATTCAAAACGGTAGGATGAAAAGCGAACAGATCATAGATTTTCTCTCTCAAGGCCAGTAATTTCCGGAGCATCTGTAACTGCTTGAAAAAAAAAAAAAAAAAAAAAAAAAAAAAAAAAAAAAAAAACGAGCCTTGGAAGATTTCGTCTTCGCAAACCCGACGGCCCTCTTTCCTTGCCCACTCTGCATCCAAACTCACATTCCGCAGTCATGTCGGTCATGAATGGGGTAATGATGAATTGGATCAATGTTATCTTTAAACTTACATTTCGCAGTTGCGACGCATGTGATTGGGCTAATTTTCTGTGCACAACCTCTGGACATTACGATCACGATCCTGTATGAATGCGATTGGAAGCCTGAAGGCGACGGTTCAATCGCAAAGGAGACAGGATGATCGACCTGAGCGAGATCGAATTCTATGACGTTTACCACCTTCCCATTATCAAAGCCTATGCCGATCGGATTGACCTCGTGAACACGATCAACCGTCTGGTACCAAGCAGAATGAACATCGATCCGGGAACCCTGGTACTGGCCATGGCGCTCGATGCGGTTTCAGGCCGACATCCGCTTTACCGCATAGACAGCTTCTACCGGACCAAGGATATCGAGCTGCTTCTGGGCCGGTCCATTGGTATTGAAAAGCTCACGGACGACAATTTCGGCCGAACACTGGATCATCTGTACCAGGCCAACACATCCCGTTGTCACCATCGGAATAAAATGTCTGGAGAAGACCCTGGATGCGTGCCTTACCTTCTTCCACTTCCCTGAAGAAGAATGGATCTCTCTTCGAACCACCAACATCATCGAAAGGTTCAACAAGGAGTTTCGCAGAAGGACCAGGCCGATGGAGATCGTGGCAGGTGAGCAGTCCTGCTACACCCTCCTTGCATTCATTGCATTGAAGATGGAGCTCCACTGGAGGCCCAATCCTCTCGGAAAAGAATTTGATCCGGCCCATACCATGCCCAACTACCGACCCGCCTGGCATCCCGGCGCGACTTATTTCTTTACGGTCAATACGTTGCGACGGCGCGGTTGCACCCTCCTGACGGATCACATCGATTCGGTGCGCGCCGCTGTGCGCACGGTGCGACGTGCGCATCCGTTTCGTATCCACGGGTGGGTGGTGTTGCCGGATCACCTCCATGCCGTCATCGAACTGCCGCCCGGCGGCGCCGACTTCGCCGCCCGCTGGCGGTTGATCAAGGCCGGTTTTTCCAAACGCCTGCCGCCAATCGAACGGCGTTCGGCGGTGCGTGTGGCCCGCGGAGAACGCGGCATCTGGCAACGGCGATTCTGGGAACACCTGATTCGAGATGAACGCGATTTTGCTGCGCACATGGATTATGTGCACTTCAATCCTGTCAAACATGGCCATGTCGCCAGGGTTGCCGAATGGCCTTATTCGACGTTTCATGCCTTGGTGGCGAAAGGGATTTATCCGGCCGATTGGGGCGGCAGCATGGCGGCCGACGGGGTGAGCTGCCCTGACTGAATTCGGCGCAATCCGCTTCGCTTATTGCGCCCTACGTGAGCGGCGCAATGCGCTTTGCTATTGCGCCCTACAAAGCTGACTGCAGGCGGGCCGACCATTACGACGCGGATACAGGTGGGCTGCGGAGGGGAGGCTGAAGAGAGCTCGCGCAGGCTCTATCGCGCGGTGGACGCCGAGGGCTGGTACTGGGTATCTCCTTCGCCCATTCGCCGTGCCTATCCCCTGACACAAAAGGTTTCCCCTCGTTCCCAAGCTCCGGCTTGGGGACGCCCTGCCCAAGAAGCTCCAGCTTCGCCCCGGTGTAAAAGATTTGGTAGCGTAGAAAATAATCCACGTAATGCTTGATGCCAAATTCCATTTCCCCTCCCCTTGTGGGAGGGGATTAAGGGGAGGGGAATGTAACTGATTGACATACGTTAATTTTCTCACCCTCACCCCAACCCTCTCCCATCAAGGGAGAGGGGGATTTTTTGATTTTCCGCTCGTTCCCAAGCTCCGGCTTGGGAACGCCCTGCCCGTGAAGCTCCAGCTTCCACACCGGGCTCCCCAGATGGTTCTTGCCCCGCTTCCATCCCCGCCCTATCCTTGGTCCATGCCCCGGCGACGCTCCCCCAGGGTGGTAACCCAAATGGACATCCACAGATTACACAGATTGACACAGATTAAAAGAATCAAGGCGCTTGATGGAAAATTCAATCATCAGTGACCATCGGTGAAATCTGTGGATAAAATCATGATTGACGCCGCCGTGGCGGCATGATGTCGTGCGACAACTACCCTGACACAGCGGGTGGGGAACGACCCGTTGGCCATCCCTGGGGACTGTGATATCTTCAAACGGTATCTCCGGGAACTTTCGCAAGGAGTCCGCCATGGGTGGCTACGATGCCGCGATGAAGGTCATCCTCGCCCACTGCCGTGAGGCGGCGCTGGAGTTTTTCCTGGGCCTGCATGTCGAAGAATCGGAGATTTTGGAACTTCCCCAGGAGACGGCTTCGGTTCGCCGAAGCGATTTTCCCATCCGGGTGCGGGCTTCCGACGGGCGGGTCTTTATCGTCTTGCTGGAAGTGCAAAGCCGGTGGGAACCGAACGTACCATTGCGGCTTCTGGAATACGACGCGCGGTATCGTCTGAAAACAGGCCTTTCTGTCTTGCCGGTGGTGATGCTTCTCACCCCCAGCGGGAACGTGGTGGAAAGCTTCGAAGACGGCGGCATCCGCTACCGGTTCCAGGTGATATCCCTTGCCGCCATGGACGCCCAAAAGGTGCTGGAATGGGGAAATCCGTGTCTCATGCCCTTTGTGGGGCTCATGCGGGGAGGGTCGGAGATCTTT
This is a stretch of genomic DNA from Desulfoglaeba alkanexedens ALDC. It encodes these proteins:
- a CDS encoding REP-associated tyrosine transposase — encoded protein: MPNYRRAWHPGGTYFFTVNTLRRRGCTLLTDHIDSLRAAVRTVRRVHPFRIHGWVVLPDHLHAVIELPPGDADFAARWRLIKAGFSKRLPPIERRSAVRVARGERGIWQRRFWEHLIRDERDFAAHMDYVHFNPVKHGHVARVADWPYSTFHALVAKGIYPADWAGSMAADGVRCPD
- a CDS encoding DUF433 domain-containing protein, with the translated sequence MNLHKTLDTTVISGETGSGETVEQILEAHPRLTREAIKAELAFAAKALRADVVFPTSGISS
- a CDS encoding phospholipase D family protein; its protein translation is MFVTSSEYEKVVTSILEEEEELFVAVAFWGCGADSIINRRSAKTVKLICNLASGATNPDVIGALRGKQGVCLKQHDRLHAKVFVGSKRALVGSANLSSNGLNLEGAEISGWEEAGLVTTDAKEIGAIKKWFDAMWRESREIKDFELEDARRKWKERRATRVNISSSSSSSRGFSLAELSLEEISDRRIYLVIYRNQLSDEAVKEYGKYQKQQTGQPLDKSAEPPPVYEGWPELPKDAQLIDVYYGPRGGLRCFGVYTRTYDIKFKYSEGSQGHLAVCRKDNQIMGYPFGHEEELKFAKDLCPCIEEIWNSDLAVGDNLGKYIQLADVVQICRRPHSKR
- a CDS encoding REP-associated tyrosine transposase, which produces MKSSRTTISAEHWIICTRPTHPVVTIGIKCLEKTLDACLTFFHFPEEEWISLRTTNIIERFNKEFRRRTRPMEIVAGEQSCYTLLAFIALKMELHWRPNPLGKEFDPAHTMPNYRPAWHPGATYFFTVNTLRRRGCTLLTDHIDSVRAAVRTVRRAHPFRIHGWVVLPDHLHAVIELPPGGADFAARWRLIKAGFSKRLPPIERRSAVRVARGERGIWQRRFWEHLIRDERDFAAHMDYVHFNPVKHGHVARVAEWPYSTFHALVAKGIYPADWGGSMAADGVSCPD